A single Camelus bactrianus isolate YW-2024 breed Bactrian camel chromosome 1, ASM4877302v1, whole genome shotgun sequence DNA region contains:
- the LRRC3B gene encoding leucine-rich repeat-containing protein 3B: MNLVDLWLTRSLSMCLLLQSFVLMILCFHSASMCPKGCLCSSSGGLNVTCSNANLKEIPRDLPPETVLLYLDSNQITSIPNEIFKDLHQLRVLNLSKNGIEFIDEHAFKGVAETLQTLDLSDNRIQSVHKNAFNNLKARARIANNPWHCDCTLQQVLRSMASNHETAHNVICKTSVLDEHAGRPFLNAANDADLCNLPKKTTDYAMLVTMFGWFTMVISYVVYYVRQNQEDARRHLEYLKSLPSRQKKADEPDDISTVV; encoded by the coding sequence ATGAATCTGGTAGACCTGTGGTTAACCCGTTCCCTCTCCATGTGTCTCCTCCTACAAAGTTTTGTTCTTATGATACTGTGCTTCCATTCCGCCAGCATGTGTCCCAAGGGCTGTCTTTGTTCTTCCTCTGGGGGTTTAAATGTCACCTGTAGCAATGCAAATCTCAAGGAAATACCTAGAGATCTTCCTCCTGAAACAGTCTTACTGTACCTGGACTCCAATCAGATCACATCTATCCCCAATGAGATTTTTAAGGACCTCCATCAGCTAAGGGTTCTCAACCTGTCCAAAAACGGCATTGAGTTTATTGATGAGCACGCCTTCAAAGGAGTCGCCGAAACTCTGCAGACTCTGGACTTGTCTGACAACCGGATTCAAAGCGTGCACAAAAATGCCTTCAATAACTTGAAGGCCAGGGCCAGAATCGCTAACAACCCCTGGCACTGTGACTGTACCCTGCAGCAAGTTCTGAGGAGCATGGCGTCCAATCACGAGACCGCCCACAATGTGATCTGCAAGACTTCCGTGCTGGACGAACACGCCGGCAGACCGTTCCTCAATGCTGCCAATGATGCTGACCTCTGTAACCTCCCTAAAAAAACGACTGATTATGCCATGCTGGTCACCATGTTTGGCTGGTTCACCATGGTGATCTCCTACGTGGTGTATTACGTGAGGCAAAACCAGGAGGATGCACGAAGACACCTTGAATACTTGAAATCCCTGCCAAGCAGGCAAAAGAAGGCAGATGAACCCGATGACATTAGCACCGTGGTGTAG